A genomic stretch from Longimicrobium sp. includes:
- a CDS encoding DNA replication/repair protein RecF yields MHLARLHLRNYRNFAEQVLEIPPQGVAIVGDNGQGKTNLLEAVYYLEIFRSFRGAPDEQLVRFGEEVFRVEGTLRGDEGSERTLAAAFERRRKKKKVTVGGAEPERLGDALGKVGAVIFSPSDVEIVAGGPGERRRFLDIVLSLAEPGYLGALQRYRQALFQRNTLLRQASPPALVEAWNDPLVAAGSRVLEARARWVADRAASFAAHYARVAGGQPGTLALVPSVDLGEDTPTVAGIAAAFREKLERVAEREQRRGMTLAGPHRDDLRFATHAADGTLLELRTYGSGGQQRTAAIALRMVEAETIRETRGRESVILLDDVFAELDPGRSQRIVDWIESEEGGQVILTSPKPTDFHVHGDTLPRWTIRNGVVSPL; encoded by the coding sequence ATGCACCTCGCCCGCCTCCACCTCCGCAACTACCGCAACTTCGCGGAGCAGGTGCTCGAAATCCCGCCGCAGGGAGTCGCCATCGTGGGCGACAACGGGCAGGGGAAGACGAACCTGCTGGAGGCCGTCTACTACCTGGAGATCTTTCGCTCCTTTCGCGGCGCGCCGGACGAGCAGCTCGTGCGCTTCGGCGAGGAGGTGTTCCGCGTGGAGGGCACGCTGCGCGGCGACGAGGGGAGCGAGCGCACCCTGGCCGCCGCCTTCGAGCGCCGCCGCAAGAAGAAGAAGGTGACCGTCGGCGGCGCCGAGCCGGAGCGGCTGGGGGATGCGCTCGGAAAGGTGGGCGCCGTGATCTTTTCGCCGTCCGACGTGGAGATCGTCGCCGGCGGGCCGGGGGAGCGGAGGCGCTTCCTGGACATCGTGCTGTCGCTGGCGGAGCCGGGCTACCTGGGCGCGCTCCAGCGGTACCGGCAGGCGCTCTTTCAGCGCAACACCCTGCTTCGCCAGGCGAGCCCGCCCGCGCTGGTGGAGGCGTGGAACGACCCGCTGGTCGCCGCCGGGAGCCGCGTGCTGGAGGCGCGCGCCCGCTGGGTGGCGGACCGGGCCGCCAGCTTCGCCGCGCACTACGCCCGCGTCGCCGGCGGGCAGCCCGGCACGCTCGCCCTTGTCCCCTCCGTAGATCTGGGGGAGGATACGCCCACCGTCGCCGGCATCGCGGCGGCGTTCCGCGAGAAGCTGGAGCGCGTGGCCGAGCGCGAGCAGCGCCGCGGGATGACGCTGGCCGGCCCGCACCGCGACGACCTGCGCTTCGCCACGCACGCGGCGGATGGCACGCTGCTGGAGCTGCGCACCTACGGCTCGGGAGGGCAGCAGCGCACCGCCGCCATCGCGCTGCGCATGGTGGAGGCGGAGACGATCCGCGAGACGCGCGGCCGCGAGTCCGTCATCCTGCTGGACGACGTCTTCGCCGAGCTCGACCCCGGCCGCTCTCAGCGCATCGTGGACTGGATCGAGAGCGAGGAGGGCGGCCAGGTGATCCTCACCTCCCCCAAGCCCACCGACTTCCACGTGCACGGCGACACCCTGCCGCGCTGGACCATCAGGAACGGAGTGGTGTCGCCGCTCTGA
- a CDS encoding methylated-DNA--[protein]-cysteine S-methyltransferase, protein MMKRVRPPPTLHRLLLASPVGPLLVEHDGTAVHAVHFWEQGKHPPAGTRVEPTREDALGWEAARQLREYFAGTRRDFDLPLAAEGTDFQQRVWEALRAIPFGRTCSYRDVAATIGVPRGSQAVGQANRRNPIPIVVPCHRVLDAKGGIGGFMGAGPDGPGSAIKRWLLDHERFLCPPERAAAPDLFDAP, encoded by the coding sequence ATGATGAAGCGAGTGCGGCCGCCGCCCACGCTCCACCGGCTGCTGCTGGCGTCGCCGGTGGGGCCGTTGCTGGTGGAGCACGATGGGACGGCGGTGCACGCCGTGCACTTCTGGGAGCAGGGGAAGCATCCGCCGGCCGGCACCCGCGTGGAGCCCACGCGCGAAGATGCGCTCGGCTGGGAGGCCGCGAGGCAGCTGCGCGAGTACTTCGCCGGCACGCGCCGCGACTTCGACCTTCCGCTCGCGGCCGAGGGTACGGACTTCCAGCAGCGCGTGTGGGAAGCCCTGCGCGCGATCCCCTTCGGCCGCACCTGCTCGTATCGTGACGTAGCGGCGACGATCGGGGTGCCGCGCGGCTCGCAGGCGGTTGGCCAGGCCAATCGCCGCAACCCCATCCCCATCGTCGTCCCCTGCCACCGCGTGCTCGACGCGAAAGGCGGCATCGGCGGCTTCATGGGTGCCGGCCCCGATGGCCCTGGAAGCGCGATCAAGCGCTGGCTCCTCGACCACGAACGCTTCCTCTGTCCTCCTGAGCGAGCCGCCGCGCCCGACCTGTTCGATGCGCCCTGA
- a CDS encoding enoyl-CoA hydratase-related protein, whose amino-acid sequence MAEYSNVKLEVQDRIATLSVNRPDKLNALNEQTIRELGQAMEEIAGRGDVGGVILTGVGEKAFVAGADIAELAKMGPVDGIEVSRLGQRVFRSIELSRKPVIAAVNGFALGGGCELALACHLRVASENAKFGLPEVKLGIIPGYGGTLRLPRIVGKGRALELMLTAEMVDAQEAYRIGLANKVVPLAELLDAARAMMKGILKNGPVALGLAIECATRGMEMSVDDGLALESNLFGLLASTTDMREGMTAFLEKRRAEFTGR is encoded by the coding sequence ATGGCCGAATACAGCAACGTCAAGCTCGAAGTCCAGGACCGCATCGCCACCCTCTCGGTCAACCGGCCAGACAAGCTGAACGCCCTCAACGAGCAGACCATCCGCGAGCTGGGGCAGGCGATGGAGGAGATCGCCGGGCGCGGCGACGTGGGCGGCGTGATCCTGACCGGCGTGGGGGAGAAGGCGTTCGTGGCCGGCGCCGACATCGCCGAGCTGGCGAAGATGGGCCCGGTGGACGGCATCGAGGTGAGCCGGCTGGGGCAGCGCGTCTTCCGCTCCATCGAGCTGTCGCGCAAGCCGGTGATCGCGGCGGTCAACGGCTTCGCGCTGGGCGGCGGGTGCGAGCTGGCGCTGGCCTGCCACCTCCGCGTCGCGTCGGAGAACGCGAAGTTCGGCCTTCCCGAAGTGAAGCTGGGGATCATCCCCGGCTACGGCGGCACGCTGCGGCTGCCGCGCATCGTGGGGAAGGGCCGCGCGCTGGAGCTGATGCTCACCGCGGAGATGGTGGACGCCCAGGAGGCCTACCGCATCGGCCTCGCCAACAAGGTCGTACCGCTCGCCGAGCTGCTGGACGCCGCGCGCGCCATGATGAAGGGCATCCTCAAGAACGGCCCCGTCGCGCTGGGCCTCGCCATCGAATGCGCCACCCGCGGCATGGAGATGTCGGTGGATGACGGCCTGGCGCTGGAGTCGAACCTCTTCGGCCTCCTCGCCTCCACCACCGACATGCGCGAGGGGATGACGGCGTTTCTGGAGAAGCGGCGGGCGGAGTTTACCGGACGGTGA
- a CDS encoding cation:proton antiporter — protein MKGAIWFLVVGVLLVAMALSRSVLARLPLSTAMLYLAAGFALGPYGAGLLSLDVYEQSAVWERVTEIAVLVSLFAAGLKLRTPLHDGRWILPVRLATLSMTMTVGLVTLLGVFAMGLPVGAAVLLGAILAPTDPVLASDVQVTHAADRDRLRFGLTGEAGLNDGSAFPFVMLGLGLLGLHEMGEMGWRWVAVDLVWAVASGLVVGAVLGTLVGRLVLHLRRVHREAVGLDDFLALGLIALAYGVALLVHGYGFLAVFAAGLALRRIERRESGGEAPPEDVAAAAHSTDVEEMATDKETAPAYMAQAALGFTEQLERIGEFTVVLLLGGMISWHFLPAVALWFIPLLFLVIRPLSVYAGLLGSRSTGLQRGMIAWFGIRGIGSVYYLTFAMQHGLPEELSRPLAELVLATVAVSAVAHGISVTPLMALYGRRTKN, from the coding sequence ATGAAAGGGGCGATCTGGTTTCTGGTGGTGGGCGTCCTCCTGGTCGCCATGGCGCTGTCGCGATCGGTGCTGGCGCGGCTGCCGCTCTCCACCGCGATGCTCTACCTGGCGGCGGGGTTCGCGCTGGGGCCATACGGCGCGGGGCTCTTGAGCCTCGACGTGTACGAGCAGTCGGCCGTGTGGGAGCGCGTCACCGAGATCGCGGTGCTCGTGTCGCTTTTCGCGGCCGGGCTCAAGCTGCGCACGCCGCTGCACGACGGCCGCTGGATCCTTCCCGTGCGGCTCGCCACCCTCTCCATGACCATGACGGTGGGGCTGGTGACGCTGCTGGGGGTGTTCGCGATGGGGCTGCCCGTGGGAGCGGCGGTCCTGCTGGGCGCCATCCTCGCCCCCACCGACCCCGTGCTCGCCTCCGACGTGCAGGTGACGCACGCCGCCGACCGCGACCGCCTGCGCTTCGGCCTCACCGGCGAGGCCGGCCTCAACGACGGAAGCGCCTTCCCCTTCGTGATGCTCGGGCTGGGGCTCCTGGGTCTGCACGAGATGGGGGAGATGGGCTGGCGCTGGGTCGCGGTGGACCTGGTGTGGGCGGTCGCTTCCGGGCTCGTGGTGGGCGCCGTTCTGGGCACCCTGGTCGGGCGGCTCGTCCTCCACCTGCGCAGGGTGCACCGCGAGGCGGTGGGGCTGGACGATTTCCTGGCGCTCGGCCTCATCGCGCTCGCCTACGGGGTGGCGCTCCTGGTGCACGGCTACGGCTTCCTCGCCGTCTTCGCGGCGGGGCTCGCCCTGCGCCGCATCGAGCGCCGCGAATCGGGCGGCGAAGCTCCCCCGGAAGACGTCGCCGCCGCCGCGCACTCCACCGATGTGGAGGAGATGGCGACCGACAAGGAAACGGCGCCCGCCTACATGGCGCAGGCCGCCCTTGGCTTCACCGAGCAGCTCGAGCGCATCGGCGAGTTCACCGTCGTCCTCCTGCTGGGCGGGATGATCTCCTGGCACTTCCTTCCGGCCGTCGCGCTCTGGTTCATCCCCCTTCTCTTCCTCGTCATCCGCCCGCTCTCGGTGTACGCGGGGCTGCTGGGGTCGCGCAGCACCGGCCTGCAGCGCGGGATGATCGCGTGGTTCGGCATCCGCGGGATCGGCTCCGTGTACTACCTCACCTTCGCCATGCAGCACGGCCTCCCCGAAGAGCTGAGCCGCCCGCTCGCCGAGCTGGTCCTCGCCACCGTGGCCGTCTCCGCCGTCGCCCACGGCATCTCGGTCACGCCGCTGATGGCGCTGTACGGCCGGCGCACGAAAAACTGA
- a CDS encoding dihydrodipicolinate synthase family protein, which produces MKLDLGGVFAPATTPFDPVTGDADLVSLRANVRAWMEAPLSGVVLFGSTGEGPLLDEDERARLTAGVRGVLDAGRLLLAGTGAESTRATLRMTRAVAAEGADAVLVQPPGYYRPLLTPEALRDHYLAVAEGSPVPVILYQVPPRFSGAELPAGLVGELAKHPNIVGIKDSHGDLRTLGALVEACGKRCQVLAGSGAILYAALEIGAVGGILAVALLAPAECAELARAFAEGRLGDAGRLQERLAPLHRAVVAELGVPGMKAALELLGMRGGPLRAPLKPLKSKDRERVREALQAAGLGAAALS; this is translated from the coding sequence ATGAAACTGGACCTCGGCGGCGTGTTCGCGCCCGCCACGACTCCCTTCGACCCCGTTACGGGCGACGCCGACCTGGTGTCGCTGCGCGCCAACGTCCGCGCGTGGATGGAGGCGCCGCTCTCGGGCGTCGTGCTCTTTGGCTCCACGGGCGAGGGGCCGCTGCTGGACGAGGACGAGCGCGCGCGGCTCACCGCCGGCGTGCGCGGCGTGCTCGATGCTGGGCGCCTCCTCCTGGCCGGCACCGGCGCCGAGTCCACCCGCGCCACCCTGCGGATGACCCGCGCCGTCGCCGCCGAGGGTGCCGACGCGGTGCTCGTGCAGCCGCCCGGCTACTACCGCCCGCTCCTCACTCCCGAGGCGCTGCGCGACCACTATCTGGCCGTGGCGGAGGGGTCGCCGGTGCCGGTGATCCTGTACCAGGTGCCGCCCCGCTTCAGCGGCGCCGAGCTCCCCGCCGGCCTGGTGGGCGAGCTGGCCAAGCATCCCAACATCGTGGGGATCAAGGACTCGCACGGCGACCTGCGCACGCTGGGCGCGCTGGTGGAGGCGTGCGGCAAGCGTTGCCAGGTGCTGGCCGGCAGCGGCGCCATCCTCTACGCCGCGCTGGAAATCGGCGCCGTGGGCGGCATCCTGGCCGTCGCCCTTCTCGCCCCCGCCGAGTGCGCCGAGCTCGCGCGCGCATTCGCCGAGGGCCGCCTGGGCGACGCGGGCCGCCTGCAGGAGCGACTCGCGCCTCTCCATCGCGCAGTCGTCGCCGAGCTGGGCGTCCCCGGGATGAAGGCCGCACTGGAGCTGCTGGGGATGCGCGGCGGCCCCCTGCGCGCGCCGCTCAAGCCGCTGAAGAGCAAGGACCGCGAGCGCGTCCGCGAAGCGCTCCAGGCGGCGGGGCTGGGCGCGGCGGCGCTCTCCTGA
- a CDS encoding M1 family metallopeptidase: MHKTAAIVLLLASACAPGGRRAAEPAPRDTITRPILRAVPTTQGYRRALQAGTRTATGQPGPRYWQQAVSYRIEAELDPRNAELRGRERIVYRNRSPEALTSVVLNLYQNIFTETARRNRTIVAATGGVTLGRVAVEGRELRPVATGQIGVVTPVRTPAAGYEVAGTLARLTLPRPVPTGDSTVLEIEWSHRIPPAGTFRTAYEDALGGRVFNVAQWYPQVATFDDVVGWDATPYLGDGEFYLEYGDFDVSITLPAGHLVGATGVLQNPGEVLTPEAAARLARAAATDSIVRVVTEAERAAGRATRTGNRLTWRFRAENVRDFAFAASDRYVWDAARTSAAGRTVLVHSLYRAGAPHWDEAARFGQHSIGFFSDRLVPYAYPQATIAEGPIGGMEYPMLVFIPRARERADLYSVIAHELAHEWFPMMVGSDEASFAWMDEGLTTFHEDEAREAFFPGTRAHDETRDAYLRVAGRDNEVPLMRHTDLVSPYGARTVAAYSKPGTMLVALRGVVGAETFDRVMRSYATEWTFKHPYPWDFFSTFERVAGRDLDWFFYPWWFETGTLDYAVGPVRAVDGGVEVTITDLGDIPAPVRVTATGEGGASASVDIPLESWTGARTRTATFTLPLGGAPMRVEVDPAGTLPDVNRANNVWPAAAP; encoded by the coding sequence GTGCACAAGACAGCCGCAATCGTTCTGCTCCTCGCCTCGGCGTGCGCGCCGGGCGGGCGCCGCGCCGCCGAGCCCGCGCCGCGCGACACCATCACCCGTCCCATCCTGCGCGCCGTGCCCACGACGCAGGGGTACCGGCGGGCGCTGCAGGCGGGGACGCGCACCGCGACGGGGCAGCCCGGCCCGCGCTACTGGCAGCAGGCGGTGTCGTACCGCATCGAGGCCGAGCTGGACCCGCGCAACGCCGAGCTGCGAGGCCGCGAGCGCATCGTGTACCGCAACCGCTCGCCCGAGGCGCTCACCTCGGTCGTCCTGAACCTGTACCAGAACATCTTCACCGAGACGGCGCGCCGGAACCGCACCATCGTCGCGGCCACCGGCGGGGTGACGCTGGGGCGCGTGGCGGTGGAAGGACGCGAGCTGCGCCCCGTCGCCACGGGGCAGATCGGCGTGGTGACGCCCGTGCGCACCCCGGCGGCCGGGTACGAGGTGGCGGGCACGCTGGCGCGGCTGACCCTTCCGCGCCCCGTTCCGACCGGCGACAGCACGGTGCTGGAGATCGAGTGGAGCCACCGCATCCCCCCGGCGGGGACGTTCCGCACGGCGTACGAGGACGCGCTCGGCGGGCGGGTGTTCAACGTGGCGCAGTGGTACCCGCAGGTCGCGACGTTCGACGACGTGGTCGGGTGGGACGCCACGCCGTACCTGGGCGACGGCGAGTTCTACCTGGAGTACGGCGACTTCGACGTGTCCATCACCCTCCCGGCCGGGCACCTGGTGGGCGCCACCGGCGTCCTGCAGAACCCCGGCGAGGTGCTGACCCCCGAGGCCGCCGCACGCCTGGCCCGCGCCGCCGCCACGGACAGCATCGTGCGCGTGGTGACCGAGGCGGAGCGCGCCGCGGGACGCGCCACACGCACCGGCAACCGCCTCACCTGGCGCTTCCGTGCGGAGAACGTGCGCGACTTCGCCTTCGCCGCGTCGGACCGCTACGTGTGGGACGCCGCCCGCACGTCCGCGGCGGGGCGGACGGTGCTCGTCCACTCGCTCTACCGTGCCGGCGCGCCCCACTGGGACGAGGCGGCGCGCTTCGGGCAGCACTCGATCGGCTTCTTCAGCGACCGGCTGGTGCCGTACGCCTACCCGCAGGCCACCATCGCGGAGGGGCCGATCGGCGGGATGGAGTACCCGATGCTGGTCTTCATCCCGCGGGCCCGCGAGCGCGCCGACCTGTACAGCGTCATCGCGCACGAGCTGGCGCACGAGTGGTTCCCCATGATGGTGGGCTCGGACGAGGCGTCGTTCGCGTGGATGGACGAGGGGCTGACGACGTTCCACGAAGACGAGGCGCGCGAGGCGTTCTTCCCCGGCACCCGCGCGCACGACGAGACGCGCGACGCGTACCTGCGCGTGGCGGGGCGCGACAACGAGGTGCCCCTGATGCGCCACACCGACCTCGTCTCGCCGTACGGCGCGCGGACGGTGGCGGCGTACAGCAAGCCGGGGACGATGCTGGTGGCGCTGCGCGGCGTCGTCGGCGCGGAGACCTTTGACCGCGTCATGCGCAGCTACGCCACGGAGTGGACGTTCAAGCACCCGTACCCGTGGGACTTCTTCAGCACATTCGAGCGCGTGGCCGGGCGCGATCTGGACTGGTTCTTCTATCCGTGGTGGTTCGAGACGGGGACGCTGGACTACGCCGTGGGCCCGGTGCGCGCCGTGGATGGCGGCGTGGAGGTGACGATCACGGACCTGGGCGACATCCCGGCCCCGGTGCGCGTGACCGCCACCGGCGAGGGCGGAGCATCGGCCAGTGTGGACATCCCGCTGGAGAGCTGGACGGGCGCGCGCACCCGCACCGCGACCTTTACCCTTCCGCTCGGCGGCGCGCCTATGCGCGTCGAGGTGGACCCGGCAGGCACCTTGCCGGACGTGAACCGCGCCAACAACGTGTGGCCCGCCGCGGCACCCTGA
- a CDS encoding putative glycoside hydrolase: MKTRLTLALLCALPLWAACGDKAGGAADKGTAAGGETKAATDTGRAAAAPGDDRSTVGNEAIRAKAPAVIRGLYINAYAAGSRTRLPKLLAMADQTEINAFVIDVKDELGIRYQTTLELPKQLAQPGEVAIRNLPALMDTLKAHKIWTIARIVVFKDPILSKAKPEWSVQRPGGGLWVDKAGNTWVSPWEEAVWDYNLDIAEEVARAGFNEIQFDYVRFAEPYRSLPPQVHPRARGARADAIAAFLNEAKRRLHPLGVTVTADVFGLVPNEAGDVNIGQQWETVAATADHILPMMYPSHYFPTHLPGVRRPDHMPYETLFKSAGMARLRNDRLQEAGVRPARVIPWLQAFSATWLGRNHQPYGPEQLRQQKQGVYDVGFDDWVLWSAGSKYEGILAGLERGEAQSRRKAQYTPPADVLQWVNRFEREGVRAARDKAVQQARGDVTDPAAAQAARTGRREPATPPAQSSPGQTAPAEAAPKP, translated from the coding sequence ATGAAGACCAGGCTTACGCTCGCCCTCCTCTGCGCCCTTCCCCTGTGGGCCGCGTGCGGCGACAAGGCGGGCGGCGCGGCGGACAAGGGCACGGCCGCGGGCGGCGAGACCAAGGCGGCCACCGACACCGGCCGCGCCGCCGCCGCGCCCGGTGACGACCGCAGTACGGTGGGGAACGAGGCGATCCGCGCCAAGGCCCCGGCCGTCATCCGCGGGCTCTACATCAACGCGTACGCGGCCGGCTCGCGCACCCGGCTACCCAAGCTCCTCGCGATGGCGGATCAGACGGAGATCAACGCCTTCGTCATCGACGTCAAGGACGAGCTGGGGATCCGCTACCAGACGACGCTGGAGCTTCCCAAGCAGCTCGCGCAGCCCGGCGAAGTGGCGATCCGCAACCTTCCCGCGCTGATGGACACGCTGAAGGCGCACAAGATCTGGACGATCGCGCGCATCGTCGTCTTCAAGGACCCGATCCTCTCCAAGGCGAAGCCGGAGTGGTCCGTGCAGCGCCCGGGCGGCGGGCTGTGGGTGGACAAGGCGGGGAACACCTGGGTGAGCCCCTGGGAAGAGGCCGTGTGGGACTACAACCTGGACATCGCCGAAGAGGTGGCGCGCGCCGGCTTCAACGAGATCCAGTTCGACTACGTGCGCTTCGCGGAGCCGTACAGGAGCCTGCCGCCGCAGGTGCATCCCAGGGCTCGCGGCGCCCGCGCGGACGCCATCGCGGCGTTCCTCAACGAGGCCAAGCGCCGTCTGCATCCGCTGGGCGTCACCGTCACCGCGGACGTTTTCGGGCTGGTGCCCAACGAGGCGGGCGACGTGAACATCGGCCAGCAGTGGGAGACGGTGGCGGCCACGGCGGACCACATCCTTCCCATGATGTACCCGTCGCACTACTTCCCCACGCACCTGCCGGGGGTGCGCCGGCCGGACCACATGCCGTACGAGACCCTCTTCAAGAGCGCGGGGATGGCGCGGCTGCGCAACGACCGGCTGCAGGAGGCGGGGGTGCGGCCCGCGCGGGTGATCCCCTGGCTGCAGGCGTTCTCGGCCACCTGGCTGGGGCGCAACCACCAGCCGTACGGGCCCGAGCAGCTGCGCCAGCAGAAGCAGGGGGTCTACGACGTGGGCTTCGACGACTGGGTGCTCTGGAGCGCCGGCTCCAAGTACGAGGGGATCCTCGCCGGGCTGGAGCGCGGCGAGGCGCAGTCGCGCAGGAAGGCGCAGTACACCCCGCCCGCGGACGTGCTGCAGTGGGTGAACCGCTTCGAGCGCGAGGGTGTGCGCGCGGCCCGCGACAAGGCCGTGCAGCAGGCCCGCGGCGACGTGACGGACCCGGCCGCCGCGCAGGCTGCCCGCACCGGCCGCCGGGAGCCGGCCACCCCGCCCGCCCAGTCCTCGCCGGGCCAGACCGCCCCCGCCGAGGCCGCGCCGAAGCCGTAA
- a CDS encoding DoxX family protein — MTSTTLASERTLAAGTHTRKAPEVLLWGVQLVLALLFLFAGVMKLITPFEVLQAQSASVSVPLLRFIGVCEVLGALGLVLPGLFRIRQVLTPLAAAGLAIIMAGAVVLTALDNVAMAAIPLVVGVLTAYVAHARWRRLPR; from the coding sequence ATGACATCCACGACGCTGGCGAGCGAGCGCACTCTGGCGGCGGGCACGCACACCCGAAAGGCTCCGGAAGTTCTGTTGTGGGGCGTGCAGCTGGTGCTCGCGCTGCTCTTCCTGTTCGCCGGCGTGATGAAGCTGATCACGCCGTTCGAGGTGCTGCAGGCGCAGTCGGCGAGCGTCTCCGTCCCGCTCCTGCGCTTCATCGGCGTCTGCGAGGTGCTGGGCGCGCTGGGCCTGGTGCTCCCCGGCCTCTTTCGCATCCGGCAGGTCCTGACCCCGCTCGCCGCCGCCGGGCTCGCGATCATCATGGCCGGCGCGGTGGTCCTCACCGCCCTCGACAACGTCGCGATGGCGGCGATCCCGCTGGTGGTGGGGGTGCTCACGGCCTACGTCGCCCACGCCCGCTGGCGGCGGCTGCCGCGCTGA
- a CDS encoding serine hydrolase domain-containing protein — MLTALSLAASLGILAPGPLASEPDSFRVRTDPGLARHELAAPSSVGMSAIGLIRAEEAVYSELQRGSFPGAALAIGRRGEIVLEEGFGNTGRGWDSAPVDPDETVFDLASLTKVVGTTTAVMLLVEDGKMGLDERVSSYLPEFAGGGKEYVTVRNLLTHTSGLPAGTDVPSGLSRAQALAHVLRTPLVTYPGGRMEYSDLSPIVLFAAAERAAGEPLYHLLDRRVFQPLGMTSTSYVFGPDGCQRCAGTSGRMGTGFKGRVHDPIARRLGGIAGNAGLFSTAHDLARFAGMLANGGELHGVRIFRASTVRQFAMRQPGASTRALGWDTPPPGGGGSAGTRISTIAFGHTGYTGTSLWIDPERGTWVVLLTNRTYDGEDNNRMQALRRAVHDRVAEATDRGGYLAGN; from the coding sequence ATGCTTACCGCCCTCTCCCTGGCGGCGTCGCTCGGCATTCTCGCGCCGGGGCCGCTCGCATCCGAGCCGGATTCGTTCCGCGTCCGCACCGATCCCGGTCTTGCTCGCCACGAGCTCGCCGCGCCGTCGTCCGTCGGGATGAGCGCCATCGGCCTGATCCGCGCCGAGGAAGCCGTCTACTCCGAGCTGCAGCGCGGGTCCTTCCCCGGCGCCGCGCTGGCCATCGGCCGCCGCGGCGAGATCGTGCTGGAAGAAGGGTTCGGCAACACGGGGCGCGGGTGGGACTCGGCCCCGGTGGACCCGGACGAGACGGTGTTCGACCTCGCCTCCCTCACCAAGGTGGTGGGAACGACGACGGCGGTGATGTTGCTGGTGGAGGACGGCAAGATGGGGCTGGACGAGCGCGTCTCGTCGTACCTGCCGGAGTTCGCGGGCGGGGGGAAGGAGTACGTGACGGTCCGCAACCTCCTCACCCACACCTCCGGGCTCCCCGCCGGCACCGACGTGCCCTCCGGGCTGTCGCGCGCGCAGGCGCTGGCGCACGTGCTGCGCACCCCGCTGGTGACCTACCCCGGCGGGCGGATGGAGTACTCGGACCTGAGCCCCATCGTGCTCTTCGCCGCCGCCGAGCGCGCGGCGGGGGAGCCGCTATACCACCTGCTCGACCGGCGCGTCTTCCAGCCGCTGGGGATGACCTCCACCTCGTACGTCTTCGGCCCGGACGGGTGCCAGCGCTGCGCCGGCACCTCCGGCCGCATGGGCACCGGCTTCAAGGGGCGCGTGCACGACCCCATCGCGCGGCGCCTGGGCGGGATCGCGGGGAACGCGGGCCTCTTCTCCACCGCGCACGACCTGGCGCGCTTCGCCGGGATGCTGGCGAACGGCGGCGAGCTGCACGGCGTGCGGATCTTTCGCGCCTCCACGGTGAGGCAGTTCGCCATGCGGCAGCCGGGCGCGAGCACGCGGGCGCTGGGGTGGGACACGCCCCCGCCGGGCGGCGGCGGCTCGGCGGGGACGCGCATCTCCACCATCGCCTTCGGCCACACCGGCTACACGGGCACCTCGCTCTGGATCGATCCCGAGCGCGGCACCTGGGTGGTGCTCCTCACCAACCGCACCTACGACGGCGAAGACAACAACCGCATGCAGGCCCTCCGCCGCGCCGTTCACGACCGCGTCGCCGAGGCCACCGACCGCGGCGGATACCTGGCCGGCAACTGA